In a single window of the Eleginops maclovinus isolate JMC-PN-2008 ecotype Puerto Natales chromosome 6, JC_Emac_rtc_rv5, whole genome shotgun sequence genome:
- the otol1a gene encoding otolin-1-A produces MLSVRLFLTTLLVVLMAGMTYTTRTTRWPKPQTTRKPPRAGSGGGGGGGGGGRFGRTTTTTPSPSSSPHNDETTEVTMDSYSLSPTDSTTFSSDTFSTEFHTNAIAPPGNALGNYTLDYNECFFNICECCPPERGPAGPIGERGPLGPQGEKGPVGLPGEKGETGTRGPPGLAGLPGANGLNGDIGEKGDQGPVGLPGAPGISGKPGEKGDPGPRGEKGERGFIGLKGDPGERGEPGLNGTKGNAGREGPVGPTGIAGTKGQKGEQGLIGERLPGDVGEPGPPGMRGEMGPPGVNGTDGVKGERGEPGPPGGKGDTGVRGPQGPPGGRGMAGQRGERGVKGVRGLRGPKGAPGESAELIRSAFSVGLFPSRSFPPPGLPVKFDKVFYNGEGHWDPNLNKFNATYPGVYLFSYHITVRNRPVRAALVINGIRKLRTRDSLYGQDIDQASNLALMQLNEGDQVWLETLRDWNGVYSSSEDDSTFSGFLLYPDSKNKPTDNENL; encoded by the exons ATGCTTTCTGTTCGCCTCTTCCTGACCACTCTCCTTGTGGTACTGATGGCTGGGATGACCTACACCACCAGAACCACACGCTGGCCTAAACCTCAGACCACCAGGAAGCCCCCTCGAGCTGGGAGcggaggtggtggaggtggaggtggaggtggaagATTTGGACGGACCACCACCACAACCCCGTCTCCTTCCAGCAGCCCGCATAACGATGAGACAACTGAGGTCACGATGGACTCTTACTCGCTTTCCCCTACAGACAGCACCACATTCTCCAGCGACACTTTCTCCACTGAGTTCCACACCAACGCAATAGCACCCCCCGGGAATGCCCTTGGAAACTACACCCTTGACTACAATGAATGCTTCTTCAACATCTGTGAGTGCTGTCCGCCAGAGAGAGGCCCAGCAGGGCCCATCGGTGAGAGAGGGCCACTTGGACCGCAAGGAGAGAAGGGCCCTGTAG GGTTAccaggagagaaaggagaaaccGGGACCAGAGGGCCCCCAGGACTGGCAGGTCTCCCTGGAGCCAATGGACTCAATGGTGACATAG GTGAAAAAGGTGATCAAGGGCCAGTGGGTCTTCCCGGTGCCCCTGGGATCTCAGGAAAACCAGGAGAGAAAG GTGATCCTGGCCCCAGAGGAGAGAAAGGTGAACGTGGCTTCATCGGTCTGAAAGGGGACCCCGGAGAAAGGGGAGAGCCTGGCCTGAATGGGACCAAGGGCAACGCCGGGCGAGAGGGGCCTGTAGGTCCCACTGGAATAGCTGGGACAAAGGGTCAGAAAGGTGAACAAGGACTTATAGGCGAACGTTTACCTGGTGATGTGGGGGAGCCTGGGCCCCCTGGAATGAGGGGTGAGATGGGTCCCCCAGGAGTGAATGGAACTGATGGCgtaaagggggagagaggggaacCAGGGCCTCCGGGAGGGAAGGGGGATACAGGTGTCAGAGGGCCCCAAGGACCACCAGGAGGGAGGGGCATGGCAGGGCAGAGGGGGGAAAGGGGAGTTAAAGGTGTGCGTGGGCTGCGGGGCCCTAAAGGTGCACCAGGTGAGAGTGCAGAGCTGATCCGCTCTGCCTTCAGTGTGGGCTTGTTCCCCAGCAGGTCCTTCCCTCCACCCGGCCTGCCTGTGAAGTTTGATAAGGTGTTTTACAATGGGGAGGGGCACTGGGACCCGAATCTCAACAAGTTCAACGCCACCTATCCAGGGGTCTACTTATTCAGTTACCACATCACCGTACGAAACAGGCCTGTGCGTGCTGCCCTAGTGATCAATGGGATACGGAAGCTGCGGACTCGGGATTCCCTGTATGGCCAGGACATCGATCAGGCGTCCAACCTGGCTCTGATGCAGCTGAATGAAGGTGACCAGGTGTGGCTGGAGACGCTGAGGGACTGGAACGGAGTTTACTCCAGCAGTGAGGATGACAGCACTTTCTCTGGCTTCCTGCTTTACCCAGACTCAAAGAACAAACCCACCGATAATGAAAACCTGTGA